AGTCATTCATTGTGGTCGAGTGGACTCCTCTGGGAGGACGGGTGCACTTACAGTGAAAAGGACAAAGAATCTCTGATTCTTTTCTCCCACACAGTTATTGACCCAGGGACAGTGATGATCCATCTTTCGGATGCATCTTTTACAAATACTGCAAGCGGGAAAAGATAGAAAATATTTATGAGCGATGCCGAGACGCTGATGTACCGTTTAATTGTTTGACGAGACGGACCTGCAGTGGTGCGCTCTCTCGGGCTTGATACTGCAGCACTTTGGGCACTTGTAGATGACCTCACCGGGCTTCAGCTGCAAGCTCTCCATATACTCCTTGGTTGCGTTGCCTTTCGGAACTGCGCCCTAAAGAATCAGCGGCCAGAACACAAACTTGAATAGCACACATTATTAACAAAATGCGTCTGAACGAGGGCACTTCCACTTACCGGATCGGACAACATGGTACGCAGATGGGAAGCCAGAGCGAGCACGGCGAGAGCGTTGAAAGTGGCGCCGTTCAGCAAAGAGTACCAGAAGTTCTTGGCGGGTAGCAGCATGACAAAGTTGACGACAAATTCGGCATACAGCACCAGGAACCAAGTCATGCTGGCGCACACCATACCGCAGCTGTCCTGAATGAACCACAGCGTGCGGTTCCCGGCCGTGTGGTCGGCATGGGTGCCGCCGACCATCACTCCGGTCGCCAGGCCGCCTGACTCCACGTCGTTACCCGCTGACAGCAACGGGTGGTGCTGCTCCATATCTCGAAGTCGGTGGTTGGAAGAGTGCATCCTGCCTGTTGAGGGCAACAAACTCGTAGAACAtaaaaatgcaaacatttttGACCTCAAACGTAATAAACAATCGAACTAGTTTAATAATCAAGTAACCAACCGTTTAGTCGCTGTTTAACTAACCCCCAATCCTCTGCCCAAATGGGCATCAATGATATCTGTGGAAATGTTTGGTACGACTGACCGTGCTTTCCTCCCACTAGGCTCCTTTTTAGTCATATGGAAAGCACACAACGATGATGCTCAGGTCCTGTTTGTTTGGCTACCTCGTAACAATGTGTGAGGGAAGGTACGTGGGTGGGAGCAGAGAGACCTCTGTCAATGTACCAatgaatttgaaaaataaaacgtcTTCTTTGGCTAGGCAGTCATTCTCAGGGCCAATGATTGATGATGACGACACTTCAACACGCGTTTGGGCATTCATCACTCAAGGCTGGCCTCCCTCAGACAAAATGTGGAGCGATTGTTACCATCGCCCGTCGACTCATCTGTCACAGTCTTATAGCCAATTCTCCAAAGCTACCCAAGGGGATTGTGGCTGTTTGTGCAGGGGACAGAGAAACCAAAGGTTTTCTCTTgtatgaataaaaaaagaaatgtcgaGTTGCAAAGGCACATTGAGGTCTAACTCCACAAACAGCGTTGGCAGCTTCAATATAAATCATTGTTCCTCTCTTTAAGTGTTACTGCAGCAAAAGTGCACGAGGCTCTAATGACCCTTGTTACTGTCTGCCGTCTAACAGCTTCGCCGAGACTCACTCGCCGAGACTCACTCGCCGAGACAAAGCCGACGAAGCAAACAACACTGGCAGAGCAAACAACCCGAAGCCTTTTCTGACCAATTTAGTATTCAACCTGCAGAGCGGCAAAATACCTTCATCTGTCTGTTCCCAATTTCTCAAAGCGTTGATTAGGTTACAGCTACAGGGCGCTTTTAAGCCCTCCTTTGCTTTCACCTTATATCAATATCAACACAGCTTCTTTCCATAAAATGCCCAGTTTAATCTGATATGCTTCCAATCACTGACCGTGATGCTGGGAAAAAAGAGATTCGATACAGCACAGTAGAAGCTCCAAAGTCTTTCAATGAGACTGACGTGTGCATACTGTACAATAAGCTCCATAAATATTGGGACGCCCACACAATTTTCATCTTTTTGGTTCGAGACACCACTGAACTTTGCCAAGGAttaaaatttgaattttaagTTTATAAATGACAGGTCGAGGAAAGGTTTATGATGGAGACAGTGGAATCATTCAGCTAATTATTCTAAACAGAATTGCCCTCAATgggacattttgttttgaagtctGAAGAAATCAAGAGTTAGGTTGTAAAAGCTGTAATATACGTGACCAAACAGCGTTAAAGTGAAGGTGTTGGAGCACAATGTTTTATCATTGCACAAGGGAAAGTATCAGTGTTAAGGGGCAGGATACTCTCCGCTACTTCATGGAGTATTGATTCTTCCAGTGGTCAATAAGacgaaagaggggggggggaagggacattaaagtaacagcagTTGGTCCTCCAGCTGTCCACTACTCCCAGTCAAGAGGGCAGCACACAACACAGATTAATTAGAAACACAACAAGTCTCTAGCAAAACGACAAAGAAGTCGTTGGGAGACTTCATCTCACTGAGTATCCGTGTAGCGCAAAATAATGGTGCAAACAAATTACCTTTCGATATCCTGTCATGAATCAACTAAAACTTCAAAAACATATTCTAAAGAAACAACTCCACTTAGTGCCGTTTCAACACAAATACCTTTAAGTCGACGAATCAATTCCACACGGCCCAAAACTGTACAAGTAAAACTAGAGCGCATAACTCCACTTCGCTTCACTGTCACGCAAACAAAATcccccaaattttgacttctagCCATTCCAGTTATTCGTTTCATCATTGCAACCCTAGAGCAACATCAGTCTTAACGCGAAAGCACAACTTTTGTGGTCCCAACAGTTAAGACTTTACAAAAGATTTTTGTAAACTTCCATTATTAAATTGATTGAAGCAGCATCCAGAATGGTTTGcgtttaacctttaaagttccaCCGTGTATCTGGTTAATAAATGACGCCAAATGGCTGATGGGAGTGAATGCGAGTCATTTGTCTCTGTGTCAGTCCTGAGATAGACAAGGCCTCTTGTTCACTAAAGTCAACAACAACATATATCACAACTCTTTGACCCAGAATA
This genomic window from Syngnathus scovelli strain Florida chromosome 4, RoL_Ssco_1.2, whole genome shotgun sequence contains:
- the zdhhc7 gene encoding palmitoyltransferase ZDHHC7 → MHSSNHRLRDMEQHHPLLSAGNDVESGGLATGVMVGGTHADHTAGNRTLWFIQDSCGMVCASMTWFLVLYAEFVVNFVMLLPAKNFWYSLLNGATFNALAVLALASHLRTMLSDPGAVPKGNATKEYMESLQLKPGEVIYKCPKCCSIKPERAHHCSICKRCIRKMDHHCPWVNNCVGEKNQRFFVLFTMYIALISAHALGLSGMHFFTCIKVQWSECSEFSPGVSVLLLIFLCLEAILFLTFTAVMFGTQIHSICNDETEIERLKNEKPTWERRTRWDGMKAVFGGPPSLLWCNPFTGLRLRRLKHLTQARRPGSEFSV